A genomic region of Papaver somniferum cultivar HN1 chromosome 7, ASM357369v1, whole genome shotgun sequence contains the following coding sequences:
- the LOC113298263 gene encoding ADP-ribosylation factor GTPase-activating protein AGD4-like isoform X2, with protein sequence MASFPKLDDSPMFRKQLHSLEQTADDLKDRCLRLQKGCKKFMGALGEACDGDIAFADSLESFGGGCDDPVSVSIGGPVISKFITAFRELGSYKELLRSQVEHLLIDRVMEFMVVDLQEAKESRRRFDKATHVYDQARERFMSLKKGTRPEVVAELEEDLQNSKSAFERCRFNLVNALHNVESKKKYEFLESVSAIMDAQLRYFKQGHELLSQMEPFVHQVLTYAQQSKEMASIEQDKLAKRIQEFRTQVELDNLRASSNVDASTSGIGSRVVGVNSYKNVEAHKNIEALMQSSASGMVQTIKQGYLLKRSSSLRGDWKRRFFVLDSRGNLYYYRNKGPQSHQSTGTSEHASGVFGRFRSRHHRSSSMSEEYLGCRTVDLRTSTLKIDAEHTDLRLCFRIISPAKTYTLQAENEADRMDWVDKTTGVIASLLNSSILEQCPSGSKDAGVSSLLNGREYLDGDVQGREQDYVSTILREIPGNDLCAECGASEPDWASLNLGILLCIECSGVHRNLGVHVSKVRSIKFDVKVWEPSVLDLFRSLGNDFCNSVWEALLLQNESM encoded by the exons ATGGCGAGCTTCCCTAAGCTAGATGATTCACCTATGTTCCGCAAACAG CTACATTCTCTTGAACAGACAGCAGATGATTTAAAAGATCGCTGCTTAAGACTTCAGAAAGGATGTAAAAAATTTAT GGGAGCACTTGGAGAAGCATGTGATGGAGACATTGCATTCGCTGATTCGTTAGAATCATTTGGTGGTGGATGTGATGATCCAGTCAGTGTATCAATTGGAG GACCTGTTATATCCAAGTTCATTACTGCATTTCGTGAGCTTGGCTCTTACAAGGAACTTCTTCGGTCTCAA GTGGAGCACTTGCTGATTGATCGTGTGATGGAGTtcatggttgttgatttacaagAGGCGAAG GAATCTCGTCGACGCTTTGACAAGGCTACACATGTTTATGATCAg GCACGTGAAAGGTTCATGTCCTTAAAGAAGGGCACACGACCCGAGGTTGTTGCTGAACTAGAGGAG GATCTACAGAATTCAAAATCAGCATTTGAGAGGTGTCGGTTCAATCTA GTAAATGCCCTCCATAATGTCGAATCAAAGAAAAAGTACGAGTTTTTGGAGTCTGTCAGTGCTATTATGGATGCTCAGCTGAGATATTTTAAGCAG GGGCATGAGCTTTTAAGCCAGATGGAACCATTCGTTCACCAG GTCTTGACATATGCACAACAATCTAAAGAAATGGCCAGCATTGAACAAGACAAACTTGCAAAGAGGATTCAGGAATTCAGGACACAGGTTGAGTTGGACAATTTACGAGCTTCCAGCAATGTGGATGCCTCAACAAGTGGTATTGGTAGTCGTGTTGTTGGTGTTAATTCTTATAAAAACGTAGAGGCTCACAAAAATATAGAGGCTTTGATGCAGTCTAGTGCCAGTGGGATG gTTCAGACAATTAAGCAAGGCTATCTCCTGAAACGGTCTTCAAGTTTGAGGGGAGATTGGAAGAGGAGGTTCTTCGTCCTTGATAGTCGTGGCAATTTGTATTACTACAGAAATAAG GGTCCTCAATCACATCAATCAACTGGTACATCTGAGCATGCCAGTGGTGTTTTTGGTAGGTTCAGATCAAGACATCATAGGTCATCTTCAATGAGTGAAGAATACCTCGGGTGTCGTACTGTTGATCTCCGTACATCAACATTAAAAATTGATGCTGAGCATACAGATCTACGGCTTTGCTTCAGAATAATATCTCCAGCAAAAACATACACTCTACAG GCTGAAAATGAAGCAGATAGAATGGATTGGGTTGACAAAACCACTGGAGTTATTGCATCCCTTTTAAATTCTTCTATACTAGAGCAG TGTCCTTCTGGATCGAAGGACGCGGGCGTGTCTTCATTGCTCAATGGACGGGAGTATTTAGATGGTGATGTGCAAGGTAGAGAACAAGATTATGTTTCAACGATTCTCCGAGAAATTCCTGGAAATGATCTTTGTGCAGAATGTGGTGCTTCGGAACCTGATTGGGCTTCCCTGAATCTTGGAATTCTCTTGTGCATTGAATGCTCTGGGGTGCATAGAAATCTTGGAGTTCACGTTTCAAAG GTGAGGTCGATTAAATTTGATGTCAAAGTTTGGGAACCCAGTGTATTAGACTTATTTCGTAGTCTGGGCAATGATTTCTGTAACTCTGTGTGGGAGGCACTGCTACTTCAGAATGAAAG TATGTAG
- the LOC113298263 gene encoding ADP-ribosylation factor GTPase-activating protein AGD4-like isoform X1 has translation MASFPKLDDSPMFRKQLHSLEQTADDLKDRCLRLQKGCKKFMGALGEACDGDIAFADSLESFGGGCDDPVSVSIGGPVISKFITAFRELGSYKELLRSQVEHLLIDRVMEFMVVDLQEAKESRRRFDKATHVYDQARERFMSLKKGTRPEVVAELEEDLQNSKSAFERCRFNLVNALHNVESKKKYEFLESVSAIMDAQLRYFKQGHELLSQMEPFVHQVLTYAQQSKEMASIEQDKLAKRIQEFRTQVELDNLRASSNVDASTSGIGSRVVGVNSYKNVEAHKNIEALMQSSASGMVQTIKQGYLLKRSSSLRGDWKRRFFVLDSRGNLYYYRNKGPQSHQSTGTSEHASGVFGRFRSRHHRSSSMSEEYLGCRTVDLRTSTLKIDAEHTDLRLCFRIISPAKTYTLQAENEADRMDWVDKTTGVIASLLNSSILEQCPSGSKDAGVSSLLNGREYLDGDVQGREQDYVSTILREIPGNDLCAECGASEPDWASLNLGILLCIECSGVHRNLGVHVSKVRSIKFDVKVWEPSVLDLFRSLGNDFCNSVWEALLLQNERKDEQDELSFPIIKPEPTDTFSKKERYIQAKYVERALVIKEETRSDHPSQAVCIWEAVKSDNVKEVYRLIVTSGLNLNTISEDVHNGDLYHPASSPESQKDSQAAEKKHCDPANCQRISDSGDPANCLQGCSVLHLACHVGDPVMLELLIQCGADVNMRDFHGRTPLHHCISKENNLLAKHLLRRGARPSIKDCGGQNALERAMEMGPITDEDLFILLAE, from the exons ATGGCGAGCTTCCCTAAGCTAGATGATTCACCTATGTTCCGCAAACAG CTACATTCTCTTGAACAGACAGCAGATGATTTAAAAGATCGCTGCTTAAGACTTCAGAAAGGATGTAAAAAATTTAT GGGAGCACTTGGAGAAGCATGTGATGGAGACATTGCATTCGCTGATTCGTTAGAATCATTTGGTGGTGGATGTGATGATCCAGTCAGTGTATCAATTGGAG GACCTGTTATATCCAAGTTCATTACTGCATTTCGTGAGCTTGGCTCTTACAAGGAACTTCTTCGGTCTCAA GTGGAGCACTTGCTGATTGATCGTGTGATGGAGTtcatggttgttgatttacaagAGGCGAAG GAATCTCGTCGACGCTTTGACAAGGCTACACATGTTTATGATCAg GCACGTGAAAGGTTCATGTCCTTAAAGAAGGGCACACGACCCGAGGTTGTTGCTGAACTAGAGGAG GATCTACAGAATTCAAAATCAGCATTTGAGAGGTGTCGGTTCAATCTA GTAAATGCCCTCCATAATGTCGAATCAAAGAAAAAGTACGAGTTTTTGGAGTCTGTCAGTGCTATTATGGATGCTCAGCTGAGATATTTTAAGCAG GGGCATGAGCTTTTAAGCCAGATGGAACCATTCGTTCACCAG GTCTTGACATATGCACAACAATCTAAAGAAATGGCCAGCATTGAACAAGACAAACTTGCAAAGAGGATTCAGGAATTCAGGACACAGGTTGAGTTGGACAATTTACGAGCTTCCAGCAATGTGGATGCCTCAACAAGTGGTATTGGTAGTCGTGTTGTTGGTGTTAATTCTTATAAAAACGTAGAGGCTCACAAAAATATAGAGGCTTTGATGCAGTCTAGTGCCAGTGGGATG gTTCAGACAATTAAGCAAGGCTATCTCCTGAAACGGTCTTCAAGTTTGAGGGGAGATTGGAAGAGGAGGTTCTTCGTCCTTGATAGTCGTGGCAATTTGTATTACTACAGAAATAAG GGTCCTCAATCACATCAATCAACTGGTACATCTGAGCATGCCAGTGGTGTTTTTGGTAGGTTCAGATCAAGACATCATAGGTCATCTTCAATGAGTGAAGAATACCTCGGGTGTCGTACTGTTGATCTCCGTACATCAACATTAAAAATTGATGCTGAGCATACAGATCTACGGCTTTGCTTCAGAATAATATCTCCAGCAAAAACATACACTCTACAG GCTGAAAATGAAGCAGATAGAATGGATTGGGTTGACAAAACCACTGGAGTTATTGCATCCCTTTTAAATTCTTCTATACTAGAGCAG TGTCCTTCTGGATCGAAGGACGCGGGCGTGTCTTCATTGCTCAATGGACGGGAGTATTTAGATGGTGATGTGCAAGGTAGAGAACAAGATTATGTTTCAACGATTCTCCGAGAAATTCCTGGAAATGATCTTTGTGCAGAATGTGGTGCTTCGGAACCTGATTGGGCTTCCCTGAATCTTGGAATTCTCTTGTGCATTGAATGCTCTGGGGTGCATAGAAATCTTGGAGTTCACGTTTCAAAG GTGAGGTCGATTAAATTTGATGTCAAAGTTTGGGAACCCAGTGTATTAGACTTATTTCGTAGTCTGGGCAATGATTTCTGTAACTCTGTGTGGGAGGCACTGCTACTTCAGAATGAAAG AAAGGATGAACAAGATGAACTCTCCTTCCCGATAATAAAACCTGAACCAACAGATACATTCTCAAAGAAGGAGAGATACATTCAAGCAAAG TATGTAGAGAGAGCACTCGTGATCAAAGAAGAAACTAGGTCAGACCATCCTTCTCAAGCTGTTTGCATTTGGGAAGCCGTCAAAAGTGATAATGTGAAGGAAGTATATCGTCTCATTGTCACTTCAGGCTTGAATCTCAACACCATCAGTGAAGATGTACATAATGGTGATCTGTATCATCCCGCTAGTTCACCAGAGTCGCAGAAAGATTCGCAGGCGGCAGAGAAAAAACATTGTGATCCTGCCAACTGTCAAAGAATTTCTGATTCTGGTGATCCCGCAAATTGTTTACAAGGTTGTTCTGTATTGCACTTGGCGTGTCATGTTGGCGACCCCGTGATGCTCGAGcttttaatacagtgtggtgcggATGTTAATATGCGTGATTTCCATGGAAGGACCCCCTTGCACCATTGCATTTCCAAAGAGAATAATTTACTGGCGAAGCATCTACTTAGAAG GGGTGCACGCCCATCAATAAAAGATTGTGGAGGTCAGAATGCATTAGAAAGAGCAATGGAAATGGGTCCAATAACCGACGAGGATCTCTTCATTTTGCTAGCTGAGTGA